The Clarias gariepinus isolate MV-2021 ecotype Netherlands chromosome 20, CGAR_prim_01v2, whole genome shotgun sequence genome includes the window AAACTAGCAGTGTGTCCTTGTAATGACATGTTAGTGCTTGCAACTGAACCTTGTTGTGCTGAAGCAGTGAAGCATGTTTGCCTTAATCCAGTGTAATCTTAACTCTATTGATGATATTAAAGGAGTGGCGACACTGCTCGGTGTGCGAAGGGGTAAATTTCCCAACAACTAAGGTGTAAAGGGTGGATTTTAAAAGGTGTGATCGGCAAGGACACGTACAAAAGGCAAGCCTGTGATCCCACCCATGGAAAGTAAACTAATTCTTAGCATCGTTGGTGAATAAGTAGCCTGCAGTGGAATTTAAACTCCAGGCCGTTTGCCTAACCAGACAAACCAGTTCTCAAGACCACCAATACTGAAAGGCCAAGAAAgtgaaatgtttcttttttctgtggAGGTTACTCCTTAAAAGAATGGCAAACTGCTCATTAAATCTGTAAACTAATTAGCATAACCTTTGTGAGCTCATTGACTAAGGCTTTACTTTGACTAAGAAGTCTTGAGACACTTTAATCGCTTAACTTTTGTTTATTGTCCCTGTTCTCATGACGAGTATGTTATCTGCAAAGACATCAGTGCTGAGTCCTCATGGACACATTggaatataaaacacatttatttatctgtcAACTTCATAGAACTGACATAACAGTTTTATGAAGTTGAAGTattggtatatactgtaaatataccaAATTTTGAAACAACACATCTAATAAGTTTAGCCGTTATTGCTAATTTGCATAGCTTTAGCCTAAATGAGTTTGTCTGTAGTAATAAACCAACAAATCTGaggtaaatattaatatttctgacAGTTTTATGTCTCCTAATGTTTTTTACTACCATGACTGTACATTGTCCATTAACAGACATGTGCTAGCTAAAGTGTTAAATCCATTCAAGTCACCAAACTTATTGCCACATATTGTACTGTCGAACACTTTTATTTCAATTACAAATTCGTCAAATTAATCTAACATTATACTTTTTAACAAGTTGACATTTAGAGAAGCTCTGAATTCTCAGGTTATGAGGTAATATTGGCATTTCTCCGAATCGCAGAACTGTGTAAGACTGGGTTGCATCATTCCAATTCTCGTCAAATTGTCAATTGACAATTTTCTTAACAATTTACCAACATCTCTGAGAAAAATATTGATATTCTTGATTATTTTGTCTCATTTTTTCTGTTCCTAGGCCTTTAACATTGATGGTATTAAAAACCTGCATAGTTACCTGCTGCCTAGCTGCATATATTGTTAGCCATGTTTCCAGTCAAATATTTAGCCTTTAAAATtttccagatctcaacccaattgTTCACCCACCAGAGGATCTGCCACTTATGGCTTTTTGCGAGATAACACACTACACCTTCAGAGGTTTAGAGGTGTCCAGGGCTCAACGGGTCATGGCTAGTTTGAAGGCCAaaaggggacctactcaatattagggaGGTAGTcaaaatgttatggctgattggtgtaacaTTACAACAAATCAAATATAAGATTTTTAATGCATAAATTTCATGTTCTATTGGCAGATACTCTTTCTAGTTtcagacatttactttttaaaagaagCAAAATGAGCAACCAATAGAACAATAAATCTATGGGCAAACAAAAATGGGCAAACATTTGTTTAATAtgcttatttattatatactgttatgtgcttatatatacatttttgcaGTGTTTGTTAAGCTGTAATGTGACTGTAGCTAACAGTTGCTTGCTATTTAGCATGTATAAGGACACTGTCATGGTGAAAACAATATGGTTGTGTtagtaatattaaatatttccgtaaatgtgttgtaaaaatacaaaaaagctGGAATGAAAATAACAGACATGACAGGACAATGTAACCAATGCACAAAGGCAATCGCTGGATCTGTCCATCCGTCTGTGTTCATCATCCTGTGATGCTTTTGGGAGTTGTCTTCGCCAAGGTCGAACATTGATGTGTGTACAAACTCCAGCTGCGCTATAAAGTCAGCTGCTTACCTGAAAATTCTATTATGTGCCAAGTGGAGAAACAGAGATGTCTTGAGCTATGAGCCCAGGGGACGGAATTTATGTGGAAATTTTACACAGAGAGATGGAACATACATTTGGCTAGTTTGTGTAGTGATGgatttttaattatgtaatgaCTTTAATATTGATCACATTAGAAGTAACTAATTCTAACAGCACTTAGTAATTAAATGGAGCTCAAGATGgagaaggtaaaaaggacaaaGTGAGATATTTCCCCACGTTATTCATTAATGTTCAGATATAGATCTCCAAAAGAGGATTAAATTCTCAGTTTAGACTCTCTAACAGAGGAAAATGAAATACTAGTAAGGTTATGTTGTTCCTTGATTTGGAATGGCCTGTAAAATTAAGTCGCACTAGTATCGCTCTCTCATTCTGTATtaatgcttatcctgtacagggtcacagggggcctggagcctatcccaggggatgGGGGGGAAGTACATGCCTGGGTAGGATGCCAGTCcaccgcagggcacacaagcacacacactcaccctctcATTAACACACTGCAGGGAATTTGGGATTTACGCCATTTGGGAATTTGGGAccggaggaaaccagagtacccggagaaaacccatacagtatgtgtaatacTAAAATAAAGGAGATTGTAAAAACACACAGGGATCCAAAGAAGGTTTATGAAAACaatatattataacattttcaccacaaaatacaatttaaaaacagtaCCGTAATAAATTAGGAGCAACTGGTTTGAATATTTTACAGTACAACCGAAATGTATAAAATCACACACAGCACACTCGCACTCAAGTCCGGGTTCAAAATTAACCAGATGACTCTGTTATGTCTTTTGCGacagtacaaaaacaaaaaagtttttaaaaaagtggacAAGGAAGTCTCAAAGGTCCGCTTTATAAAAACAGTGTTAACAGTTCGATGAGGAATTCAAATACAGACTAGGTTAGGCATTGTCAgtccttaaaagaaaaaaaaaaaaaaaaggaaaatatttttgttatagGTCAATTTGGCATAGGATCAGAAATTCCACTTCCAGAACGCCAACCCCCCCCTTTTAAAAAAGCTTCACTGACCACGGACTGGCTGCACATTAATGCTACTTACTTAACTGTTTCAACATTCATTCAaacattaatgttaatgtgtgcTGAAACTTGGTGAAGCTATGCTTTATGGTCGGGGAATTTCTGCTTTCAGTGTGGGAAATGTCCACTTGGGTCCCTTTTTGAGTAATCTTTGTGCTAACTTCTATAACAACACTTGCTGGAGGAAAGTAAGCAAGGTTAATCCTTGGACCTAAACGCTGAGGCATGAACAgttttgaataattaaaaactttCCACAATATAAAACTTTACTCCCTGGAAATGTTGTGCTTTAGAAGAAAGTGTTCTTTTGCAAATGATCCAGGTCTTAGAAACTCAAGGTCAGCCAATAACAATCTGGTGACCCATGAACAGGAGCAGCACTTGCTACAACAGCTAATAGCTAACCTTTAGCTTGGACTACCAACACTTCCATTCATTTATTAAGTTGACCGCAGGACCAGCAGATTAAGACACGCTATAATCCTTGGCAGTTCAGGTCGGCGTTATCCAAAACAGTAGTACTCGTCCGAGTCGACTCTGGGTCGAAGCGGAGATTTAGTGAAGGTTTCGTCCCCGATAATAGGCTGGTCGTTGAAGTTGTCTGATTGGTCGGTAAGGGATGAACGTTCCAAGTCCTCCCCTAGCGTGTCCAGGTAACTACCCACTGAAATTCCGTCCAGTTCGTCTGTCTTGTCTTGAAAGCTGCTGAAGCTCCCGTGATGAGACGCGTCCTGGCTGTCTGAGAGGCTGTACAGGCTGCCGCTTAAGCTGCTCTCCCGGCTGGCCACGCCCCCTCGCTCCTCCATCATCCAGCGGATGGACTCGATGCCTTCGTTGATGGAAAGGAGCTGCTGCATCAGTTTGACGTCGATGGCACGGAGATGTGCCTGTGTTTGGGGGAAAGGAAATTAAAAATTAGGCAAATTAGATCACACCCATCAATCCATGTTTCCAATTTCTTTGATTATAATTACAATATATGGTGGCTATATTTTAACTAAAGCTTTGATCTTCAGTTTTATACACatccagtacattcaggtcgtcagctgacttcattttgctGCCCCAGACACATTACACTACTTTGAGAGGCTTGTTCAATTTTATgattcatcatttaaaacttGGCTACTGCTTGGtttcctttttgttgttgtgatgGAAGacaaaagataaatgaaaaGTGTTTCCTTGTGCGTCATTCTGaagaaaaaagcacaaattcaGTGGAAACCAACATGCCTAATCAGACGGGACAGTACATTACCTTAGGTGACCTGTACAGGCCGTTTTATAGTAAGGAACACACAGGACATGGCAATGTGCACACTAACATTTCAGATGGGATTAAATTCCTGAGCTATTATAATACCACACCTTACcatataaatctatatacaGGAAGTTCTTTGATCACGTATACCATATAGCGGCACTGTTTAAAGTTCCACCTATTGCTAGATAGCTAAATTAGGCTTAATCTAAAACGTAGTCTTAAAGTCTCACAACTTATTAACTCACAATAAGTAAcccgcagtaaaatatttgaatagtgcaaacgttttaagtAAGGCTCTATTCCCCCGTGAACATGTAGCGaatggaacgcctgatccttaaaaattgatggataacttgGTGCCAACTTACAGAAGAGAAGGATCAGTCTGTATCATAtaccccgtacagtcctgaccttgcgcCATTTCCACAAGTTTGGGCCATGAaaaggtgttcctgggaggccagcgtttcagacgcgAAACAGGCCATCTCATTATGGGTCTCAAAACTGTGTTGTTATTCCGCtcaattaaaagtcctggttttaTTTGAATGCCCCTCGTATTGGGTCCTAACTAATGATCATGACTTGTGGCGCAACAGTAACTTTCTAACACATCGGAGGCATTTATGTTCGTGATACGAATGTCTCATTCTTCACCTTCTCTACATAAACTTTAACAACGGCATACTTGCTAGCTTAAGTACTATTTTAAAGTATGATTCAGCAATCCCCAACCATTACCTAGTCACAACATGAGCATTATACGCTTCATCTGACAAAAAGACGTGAATCATGTCATCAGACATCAGAGGTTTTAACCccactcacaaaaaaaaaaaaaaaaaaaaaagaccctgCCCTCGAGCTATACTCTGCTTTTTAAAGCCAGAAATGctgcctctttctttttccttcactGCTCTATGGGCGTGCGAGTTAAAGACAACACAAAGCACGACTTTTGCTCTCCAGCTGCAGGGCGCGCTCAACTGCGATAAGCAAGGATCCAAATGGGATGCAAACTACGGCACATCACGATCCAGGCAAAACAGCTAGTGGCACAAAAAGCTTTATAGGAACAACATTTGCAGAGAAACATCATCATGAACAAGAGACATTAAGTATTAAAATGATCATTGTCCTATTATTCATCTAGTGCTTCAGTAATAGGCGTGTTGCCAGCTGGGGTTAAACAGAGAAGCTCTCTGAGAAGCCGTCTGCCGCAGCACAATAATACGGCTAGTGTTTGCGGTGTATGTGGCTACGTCCTGGCTGATGAGATCACTAACTCGCCACATAGTCACTGTGGAATTCTGTGCACATGGAGATCAACTAGGAAGATACTACAGAGGCAAAAGCTAGTGCTCCGGGTGCACGGAGCTCGCAAATTATGTGCTATTACCCACCCCTTTATGATAACAGCCACTGTTTCTAAGGGTTTATGGGTTCGTCTCTAGCGTGCCCTGAGATGTTTTATGTGCTGACCGGAGTTTGCCCCTTTCGGCTTTCACAAAGGACAAAGGAAACCTTCCCTCAAATGAGCACcctgctgcaaaaaaaaaaaaaaaaggaaagaggaaacaaacaaacaaacaaaaaaagtctcatGGAGACCATGGGTCTTCTCGGTTTGTGGGGGTTGTGGTGGAGATGTTCGGTAGGGATACCACGTATCCTGGGGGTTAAACCGCTTCTGTGTGCATCTGATGGAAATTTAATTGGCCTTGGTGTGTCTGGTGGTGATTCCGTGGTAACAGGCTGGTGAGTCAGTGGAGCTACGAGATTACTTAAATATTTGCAGATGACGTTTAGGCTTTCCCAAAGAACAAGAGAGAGGCCATAATGTACAAATACCATTCCTGGTGAAGGAAAATAAGGTTTTATTGGAAACCAATACATACTGTTgggaaaggaaaataaaaatctcagtaGAAGGTAAACGTTCTTTTCAACAGGTGAAGGAAGCTTTCTCGGGGAAATTCTCAGAGCACATGTAACCAATATGCTGACCTGCTCTCGGTTCATGACACACCATGACCAATGACATTAGCACATGCTTGAAGGCTGTGAAATAAATCAAGGCCGTGCGCGTCCTCAGACGATACGTGTCAAGACGGGGCCGATACGGTTACGCTTAGTCACCGTGATGATTTGACTAAAAATAACACAGTATGACAGATGTTCGTTAGCCAGTCGGGATCTTTCCCAGACCTCTTCTTAGGAGAGGAAACTGCTGGAAAAgtgaaagcaggaaaaaaaaaaaaaaaaactctacagCCTTACATCGATTTTTTTGTTGAAGCCCAGTTTTGTTGCGTGCAAATATAAAAAGTCAGGATCAAGGACTGTTTAGTCTCTCGAGTATCTGAACGATGATAAATGACCAAAATGTATCTCTTGTAGAACATGGTGTCTATTGGCAGATTAAACATGAAGCATCTTTCTGTGGGTGAGTGAACTCATTTGTGATTACAAAAACATGAAGaacaaattcagaaaaaaaaactaaaaaagttctcatgaaatgtttaatacaaacatttctttttagtgTTTAGTAAATTTTTCAGCTACTTGTCATCGACATCAGTCATCCCTACATTCCCAAAGACCCGTGGTCCCCAGTTCTACGGTCCCACAGTAGTTTTGAAGCCTTTTTCCAAGAAAAtggatttattcattcatcttctatgccGCATATCCAACAcctccagacacacacaaacactgggcaatttggaaacgccaattagcctactgtgcaagtctttagactgtgtgaggagacccaccaagcatgggagaaacatgcaaactccaagcatgcAGACCCTGGGGCAGtaaatcgaaccctcgaccttgGACGCGCGAGCCTACATTGCTAACCATTATGCCACCAGCGATTAAATTTAGGAAATATTTTACCTTCACATTTGTCTTGAACAGAAGAAAAAGGTTAACAGAAAAATGAACAAGGGAACGCAAGACTCTTGGAACATTGAAACGCATTGGAAAAGTTATGCTAGCACGCAATCAAGTAAATGAAGAGGCGTTCACTTTGGCTAGCAGCAAAGCGACAGGTTTATTTTCTGCAACACAGAGATGCGATTTCTACGAGCGATGTTATAGTTTATAGTTTCAATTTTCTCAATTTTACACAAATTATGGACGAtacaaaaagaaatgcaaaaagattGCTTCAAATAATTCCTCAGATCAATCATGTggcattttttccccttattgcACCTTCTCACAACGTTTAGTTTCAACttgattaaaacaaattaactaaaCTGAACTAAATGTCTATATGTGACGttacagagaaaaagaagaaaagcttAAAAGGGCAGTAGCGGAGATGACCGGTGTCTCTGGAAGTGTCTCTTAGATTACCGCGTGCACTGCTAATCTGCTATTAGCTAATCTAAAGCTTAGCATATAACATGTAAATCTAACAATCAATTttgcaccaggatgttggcagtggatcctttgggtgcaaTCAGTTGTGCAGTGGGACCTTTTCTTGGATTTTGGATCCAATGGGTGctcaatcagattgggatctggtggTATCTTGCTTATCAAATACCTTTGGCACAAGGGCAACATTGTGCAAATGTCTTTTTTGAAGTCTTTCTTAAATGTGTACAAAAATTTCCATGCCGTTAAACACTGGAACAGACGGACAGTGGCAGCTGTAACTCCAGAGTCAGCGCCCGCTTCGGGGTCAACCGACAAAGCCCTGATTGGATTAAAGATtaagctgtggtgtgtgtgtgtgtgtgtgtgtggaaaccaACTGTAGCTTGAGCTCCACAGCCTGAAGCCACATGTGCTCACTAAAACAATGTGAACGGTCAAGAACAAAGTAAGTAAATGTGAATCCTGAACACACTAGCCACTTATAatgccatatatatatagctaaaGAGGCACAACGTTCACACGCAGTTTTGGCTGTATGTGTAGGGGTGATGATCTCATTCCTGAAGACTTGTAGTCAAAACACTGTGTGTGCTGGAGGGCGTTTGTGCATGCACGAGTGTGTGTATAGAGAAGCAGCTGCTTGTGCTACTGCCGGCTTTTAACAACTGATCTGAGACCTGGCCCTTTGACCCCCAACGTTATCACTCACACTTACGAGCAGGACATCCAGACAAGTCCCTGGCCAACTGCTGaggtctcacacacatacacgcacacacaaaaactagcattgtgttgttgctgttgttaatGATGATTCCGCCGATGTGTAAAGTCTGCTAGAGAGAACGTGTACTGCCATGGAATGCTTCCAAGGCCAAAGACAGAAGACATAATAAAGACATCTGTAATAAAAGATGATAAGATCGGATGATTTTGAAGAAAGGCTGAAGAGCCAGTTTTAGTCTTTCTCATCCATCAAAAGGAGGATTGGGCCGATACTGTTCCAATAAGTACCACGTTATTCAACAAAATATTATGATTTACGCCATAGTACTACCTCGGAAACCATTGAGGTGCCTAGTACCTACCCTGGTGCTCCATAAAGTCCTACAGCCATTACCATGGTAATGTCTGAAACACCATGGTAACCCTATGGTATATACTATAGTTTACCATAGTAAACTTTCTAACAGGATAATCTGACCTGTGGCTATGTTTAAATTAAGTATGATCACGCAACAAACTTCAATGCCATAACCACCTGCTGCACTACATAAATTGTCCGCCATGTAGAATAAAGAatcaaacaaaactgaaaaacatcTCAGTTAAAACTTTTGTCCAGGGTGCAAACGTGATTTGCTACTAGAGCTGTGCGATTTTAATGGCTTATGCAATTTGACTGATTTTTTGTTAATTGAATTTATTAACTTAACCGATGGTTCAGTATTCAATTTATAGTGGTTTCAAACATTTTAAGCTActttaataatcttttaaatgttaaattcccCAAGATAACAAGATGCAACCCGCTTTTACACGTTCGTACACGTACGCACTCCACATTTTGAAAGACTATTAATCTTTTTCTACTTTTGATTTTATGCACAATTTGGGCACTACTGCCACCTACAGGACTGGAGAAAAGATAATCGCTTTGTACTGTATGAGACATGACTAAGATACAATCAACAATGCAAGTTATACAGGAATTCAATGCTTACTAGATACTTTCAGTAGGAATGTAAGAAATAGACCATTCAGATAATCAAACCCTAGTACCGTGGAATCGAAATGATTCGCAAAATCGCATTTGAATTGAATCGACGGCACATTCTACATGTTACACTCTGTTTTAGCCTTTGTAACTACATATCTCAAGGTAGCTAAGTTTAATCAATTAGATTTTCATGCACCAAAAACGTTGGACTGGGCAGAACACCAAAGTAACATCAAGAGCatgatattacatttataaatttgtttttcaaattttaattaaatgtatagttgcatacagtatacagtaatagATGTCCAATGCTAGCTTACACTACATGGTCTGAGACTTAAAAATGTCCAAAAGTTCTTTCAAACATTACGCTTATGGATATGGTTAGAATTAAACCTTTGTATCCAGTCAGCCCTTtctttcaaagtttttttaCACATATGAGAAATCTGTAACTCTTACCATTATGATCATCAAGGTGACGATAAATACGCCAACCAAAAATTGCTCTAACGATACGCGCTGATGTTACTGCACCACTGGGTTTGAGATCCAAACCCAAAGGACACATCTGGAGGTAGTGACTCCTCTCTAACCTTTAACCTTTATTAGACAGGAAGTTTGATTTAACCGTAGTACCCCTCACCCCCCCTACACCCAGTGCAAGACGACGTTATGGTACCGTGTCTGTTGATCTCATCGCGCCGGTGCGAACGGCGAGGCGTGTGAACGATGCGGGTGACGGACGGGGTGCTAATAACTCTTTCTGAATCTGATTTTCTGCTGATGAAAAGGAGAGACGTTTGAGCAAGCATGCAtactgagcacacacacatttgcaagTCTTCAGCTTTTAAAACCACATGTTGGCTGCACTGATTTGCCTAGGGAGTGTTTAAAGCCCGGCGTTCGTTTCCACTCTACGTTCCTGAGATTATTAGGAAAGCAGACGGAAGCAGGCTGAAGCCGGGGCAAACGTCTTATAAAAGCCGCACACGTGATAATGCACGatgacacaataaaaaaaattaaatgaacataaaaacaaaatcccAGCCTGTGTATGCTGCATCGAGAGAATCCGGATCTCTTAGTTAGAGATGAATGAAGTTTGAAAGCACACTTATGTTAAACAAGTGCATTCTAGCTTTTATGATCAAAGCAATCTTTATATCAGTAGCTGGAATTTCTGAGAGGTGAGTTATGGGTCAGGTgggagggtaaaaaaaaaaaaaaaaaaaaaaaagatactcaACTGTAGTATCTAAACGTTTTGTTCCTTGTGTTTGTCTGTCACATGGCGAAAACGAACCTTGGGTGagtggttagcacggtcgccttacacctccagggttcgagttcgggttcgattcccggctcggggtctgtgtgcacggagtttgcatggGTTTTCttcactccaaagacatgcagatcagactggtgtttccaaactgcccgtagtgtCTGAATGTTAAAAATGGGAATGAATTCAATGGTAATCACCACAGGCcgccacagtccctagttgaaCTACAAAGGTGGAccaaaatggatggatggatggttggatctGGACCTTGAGGACCACTTTTGCGTTGCAGATCAAATTCTACCACTAGCAAAGCACAGGCACTTTTAGTACCTTTTTATCAGAGCAATCACACTGGTAATCACCGGGCACCATGATGTCACGGCTATTGTGATCTTCTGGACTAGGGTGAGATCCTGGACAGATCTAACGCAGGAGGAGATCTTGGACTTTTGAAAGTAGAATAGAATGAGTAAATGAAACTCTCACCATTTCCTGTTTGAGGAACAGCATCTTGCTCTCCAGTTGTTTCAGCTCAGAACTGCTGCAGTGGCTCTGCGCTCTACTGGACTCGCACGGTTTGGCTCGGTGCGTAATGGACCGTGCCAGGCTCTCCGGTACTTTCCGGCCCATTTTCACCTCGATGTCCTTAAAATCGGTGAGAGCGGTGCTGTCCTCTTGCTCCATCGccaaaaacacagagagagagagagagagagacctttgTCCTGTCCTGGAGTTCTGAGATCCCAGcctgaataattaataaagcGCTGAAATGTAACCCGGCTGCGCTCCGGAACAATCAGATCGTCTTCCTGtaaacatcaaagaaaaagcCTTTCATCAGTTCAGTGCTGCGCGAGAGACAGTTCCACGTTACTGCACGAACTCGGCCAGGCTTCACGAGCTCAGACTGAGCCAACAGCCGGGCGCGCTTATAAGGACACAAACTCTCCGCGTGCGCGCCCTGACTGCTCTGTGGAAAGCCAAAAGGCTCACAAAGCAATCAAGTCTATCTAaggttatatactgtaatgtaggTAGGGTTTCTGTAGGTAGGCACTTACAACTTGATTGTACAACGACATTGCCATTGTGCAATTTGTAATTTTATAAGGTGCAGGATAAATaagttatgtttttattttttttattttttttatggaggAGCTTCTACACCCAGaagataaggtctctcaaccacaccaccacacaggactaataccaTCTTCTTAACATCCAAAATGAactggacattcatggacacttatggacacgTTCATGCACGcttgcatatttatatttttatttgcactTTAATAAGCCACTTCATTAAGACacctttaagcatatttgcacaccccctgtcatttttactttatttccttctttatttacactaaatttctatttcttattcaaatatttcaaatattgcCATTGTGCGAATTATATAAGGTGCAGGATAAATAAGGTATGTGTATGTAAAGTATATTTACAGAGTATATAGATATGTTaactaaagaataaataatgcgGTGATGTGGAAAAGAGGACATAGGCAGGATTATAACCAAGTAATGTCCATAACAATTTTGTATGGTATATATTATAGGGGCGGTGATGGCTCAAAAGTTCAGCCGTGACTGACTTCaccctactaacaagaagctgagATATTAGGAATTTCACATTGCAGtaatgtacatgtgacaaaCAAAGCCTGAATTTACTCTTATACacagaatttatatatatattccatgcggaaggcccaggttcaattctcacctagtgcccaaaccccagccactgaatgcagtgcccatcccaagcctggattaaatgagagggttgtgtcaggaaggacaTCCAGCGTAAAAACTGTGCCAAACTTGAATGTGTGGATCGGATTgtctgctgtggcaaccccttgccAGCAGGAGCCAAAAGAGTAACAACATATATAATTTGTGCAATGAACTAAAGTACgttcataagtccaatttgttcataattcCAACAAATGTTGTCCGGGTACTGAAATACTAAcctggtggtttagtggttagcactgtcgccttgcatctccagggtctgggtgcgattcccggccaggcttaaTTCCCatctcagtgtgcatggagtttgcatgttctccccgtgcttggtgggttttgaccctaaatacaggatgaagcggtatagtaaatgagtgagtaagcAGTTAATATAGGAATCACCAGGGGTCAGTCGATACGATATTATAAtgatacctaggtgccgatttaatttgtattgcgaaTCTGTTTGTaagatgattttataaatatcttgatttgatagaaatttttatttaaaaaagtgaagattttgttacaattctaaacaaattaaaagcaaacaattaacacctactgtaccacacaggctgttagaaaaaaaaatctaactacaGTTTACACTGAGCACATGatttaaattgtataaattcataaatgtatatgaattaataaataaactttcatgaattaaaacaataattccAGGGTTCAAGCAAATTAATTGTCCAAAgcacattttgaaaaaatttttttatgtgttttattagATTAATTTTGTACCTTTATCATTCAAAAAGCATTTTTGTGTCTTATTGCAGCTATATGGTAGAAATCTGAGGACAAAATCTGAGAGAAGTACATTTGTAACTGAAATCCTCTAAATGGCCTGCACATtgatctttaaaaatgaaaaaaaaaaaaaagctttttgtgatttctcatgtatttttttgtgtgtatttctaACTGTAGTGAGGTGATCTTTTGTAACTTCTTTTATGATTATGTggtctattatttatttattttgagttAATATTTtcc containing:
- the LOC128508712 gene encoding leucine rich adaptor protein 1-like; translated protein: MEQEDSTALTDFKDIEVKMGRKVPESLARSITHRAKPCESSRAQSHCSSSELKQLESKMLFLKQEMAHLRAIDVKLMQQLLSINEGIESIRWMMEERGGVASRESSLSGSLYSLSDSQDASHHGSFSSFQDKTDELDGISVGSYLDTLGEDLERSSLTDQSDNFNDQPIIGDETFTKSPLRPRVDSDEYYCFG